The genomic segment GGGCAGAGCCGGGCGGCGGCGGCTATATTGCCCAACGCATGATGAGTGCCAAAAATGAAGAACATGCCGTAAAAGCCATGTTGCTTTTCCAAATTGCACACTATGCGCTGCGCCCGTGGCCGTGGATTTTAGTAGGCTTGTGCGCGCTTGTGCTCTATCCGGAACTGCCCGAAGCAGACAAAAAACTCGGGTATGTGTTGGCCATGAAAGACTTCTTGCCGGCAGGGCTGCGCGGACTGTTGCTCGTTGCTTTTTTGGCAGCCTACATGAGCACGGTTTCCACACAGTTAAACTGGGGGGCAAGCTATATCATCAACGACCTTTACAAGCGATTCATCCGCCCTGAGGCCAGTCAGGCGCAATTTGTGAAGGCTTCACGCCTGACAACTTTCTTGCTGATGATTGTTTCGCTCATTATCACCTCGCAAATTGAAACCCTCTCGGGTGCGTTCAATTTCATGATTGAATGTGGTGCAGGTTTAGGCTTGGTGCTGATTCTCCGCTGGTATTGGTGGCGGGTGAACGCTTGGAGTGAAATTGCGGCAACCCTTGCACCTTTCATTGGCTATTCGGTTTCGCGCTATGTATTCCACATGGAATTTCCCGACAGCTTTTTCCTGACCATTGGTTTTACTACCGTCGTATGGCTGGCGGTAACATTCCTGACCCCGCCAACCGACCGGGCACATTTGCAGCAATTCTACCGCGATGTTCGCCCGCAGGGAGCATGGAAACCTATTGCCGACTCCCTCCAAATGCCCGTAGAAAATAAACTGCCCGTTCTTTTTGCCAAATGGGGTACAGGCTTGCTGCTGTGCTACTCGGCACTGTTCGGTATCGGCAAGGCAGTGCTGTTAGAGTGGTCGGCGGCAGCCGTGTACGGCTTGGTATTCGTGGCGGCAGCCCTGCTGCTGAACAGGCTGTTGAAGCAATAACGTGTGCAGTCGGCCAAATAAAAAACCTGACAGCAATCAACATCTGTCAGGTTTTTTTGCAAGTTGCGGTTGTTGGTCAGGCCAATACCACCGATTTATTTTTTCTCGGCACGCATTTTATCAAAGGCGTTCATTACCTCTTTTACGTGTCCGCGGGAAATTTCCAGCAATTGCTTTTCTTCATCATTTAGTTGCAGCTCGATGATGCGCTCGATGCCGTTTTTACCCAACAAGCAAGGCACACCGAGGTAGCAATCTTCAATTCCGTATTCGCCTTCCAGCTTCACGCACACAGGCAGGATGCGTTTCTGGTCGCGAACGATGGCTTCTACCATTTGCGCAGCAGCAGAGCCCGGCGCATACCATGCAGAAGTACCCATCAGTTTTACCAGTTCGCCGCCGCCGACTTTGGTGCGTTCCACAATTGCGTTGAGGCGCTCGCTGTCAATCAGCTCGGTTACAGGGATACCGCTCACGGTTGTGTAGCGAGGCAGCGGAACCATTGTATCGCCGTGGCCACCCAAAATCATTGCCTGAATGTCTTTCGGAGAAACGTTCAGCGCTTCGGCCAAAAATGCTCGATAGCGGGCAGTATCCAAAATACCGGCCATACCCATTACGCGCGTGCGAGGCATTTGCGAAGTGATATGCGCTGCATAAGTCATTACGTCTAACGGGTTAGAAACCACAATGATGATGGCATTGGGTGAGTTCTTTACCACGTTTTCAGTAACCGAAGTAACAATGTCGGCATTAACGGCAATCAGGTCATCGCGGCTCATACCGGGTTTGCGCGGCAAACCGGAAGTAATAACCACTACGTCAGAACCTGCCGTGCGAGTGTAGTCGTTTGTTACGCCTACGGTGCGGCTGTCGTACAGGTCAATCGGGGCTTTTTGCCAGATGTCCAGCGCTTTGCCTTGCGCCATACCATCTTTAATATCTACCAGTACAATTTCATTGGCAATTTCCTTATATGCCAGAACGTCGGCGCAAGTAGCTCCTACATTGCCCGCTCCTACAACGGTTACTTTCATAAATTTATAGCTGTGTAATGATTGGTTTGACAAAACGCTGCAAGTTACGCACTGCCCGCAAAAATGGAAATAGATAAGCAATCCTAACGGCGCATTTATTAATTTTGTGTAATCTAAACTCACAATATGCACAGTTCATCGGATAACGACTCATTCCTGCACGCCTTCTACTCTAATTTGCCCTATGAAAATTACGAAGAGCGGGAACGCATTGCGCTCAACACACCGCATGGCGACAGTATGGCGGTTATGAATGAGATGTATCTGCACGATTATCGCCTGTATTTCAAACTGTTCGGCAAGTTCCCTAACCTCTACCTGATTAACGGGCTGGATATTGCCAAAGCGATTGAGTTTTTCAAAGAACATTTTGCGGAGCGAATCGTCCATTGCTATTTCAAGAAAGAGTACCGCTGGCGCAAAAAGAAATTTGAGTATGCC from the Rhodoflexus caldus genome contains:
- a CDS encoding sodium:solute symporter family protein, with product MELNWIDWTVIIAFLLVSLGIGLRYAKQAGKGVENFFLGGRNLPWWIAGTSMVATTFAADTPLLVTELVAKNGISGNWLWWNFLIGGMLSTFFFADLWRRANIITDVELVEKRYSGKPAAFLRGFKAVYLGIFMNAVIIAWVNLALGALLKIFFNIPDNELLWWVGAAMLMVVVYSSLSGLMGVAITDFVQFIIAMSGCILLAVLVVGSQKIGGISGMKAQLPEWTLHFFPSLDFSSSSAAGTTAKAFSLGLGSFLAYVGMQWWASWYPGAEPGGGGYIAQRMMSAKNEEHAVKAMLLFQIAHYALRPWPWILVGLCALVLYPELPEADKKLGYVLAMKDFLPAGLRGLLLVAFLAAYMSTVSTQLNWGASYIINDLYKRFIRPEASQAQFVKASRLTTFLLMIVSLIITSQIETLSGAFNFMIECGAGLGLVLILRWYWWRVNAWSEIAATLAPFIGYSVSRYVFHMEFPDSFFLTIGFTTVVWLAVTFLTPPTDRAHLQQFYRDVRPQGAWKPIADSLQMPVENKLPVLFAKWGTGLLLCYSALFGIGKAVLLEWSAAAVYGLVFVAAALLLNRLLKQ
- the mdh gene encoding malate dehydrogenase, encoding MKVTVVGAGNVGATCADVLAYKEIANEIVLVDIKDGMAQGKALDIWQKAPIDLYDSRTVGVTNDYTRTAGSDVVVITSGLPRKPGMSRDDLIAVNADIVTSVTENVVKNSPNAIIIVVSNPLDVMTYAAHITSQMPRTRVMGMAGILDTARYRAFLAEALNVSPKDIQAMILGGHGDTMVPLPRYTTVSGIPVTELIDSERLNAIVERTKVGGGELVKLMGTSAWYAPGSAAAQMVEAIVRDQKRILPVCVKLEGEYGIEDCYLGVPCLLGKNGIERIIELQLNDEEKQLLEISRGHVKEVMNAFDKMRAEKK